Below is a window of Poecilia reticulata strain Guanapo linkage group LG8, Guppy_female_1.0+MT, whole genome shotgun sequence DNA.
CATGACTTAGCAACCTGgcattttgtttgtattattaCTGTTAATAACTGGATAACAACCAgatgttttgtcttattttcagtaatacaaaataaatcttctAAATAGAAGTATTTCcataacttttatataaataaaattcttctttaaCGTTTAGGATGAATGAGTTATGAAGGAAAGACATTTAGAAAGCCGAGCATATATCCACTGTTTGAATGGAGAGGGATGAGGTTTGACCGGACCAGGTGCCCTCTAGTGGTTCAATGCggtatttaatttttataccAGCATTTTATAAAAACGTCAGAGACGTTCAGCAACGCAAACTTTCTCCATAAAGAAAAACCCCCTGAGATTTTGTTAAACACATTAATCATCATAAAGATACTGAATGTAAAGTTACCTTTGTTGTAACTACCGTTAAGGatatatgcttttattttggtgtctGTGTTACGGTAGCTATGGTAACGGAACGGCGTTCCAACTGAATCGGTtaaaagttagcaaaacaaaacagaaatgctaaAAAGCAACCCAGTTTGAGCTTCAGTCGGTAAGGAAACAATGTGAGTAAGTTGAAATGCGAAAAGTATGTGATTGCTGTTAATGTAAAGATTTGTACTCCTGTAATGAGCTACgcacaacaaaacaacagatggTGAAAACTATGACTTGTTCCTGTCTAGCTCTTACGTTTGATGAATGATACGGATGGCtttaataaatcacaatttAACCATCAGTTATGGCCTTCTCCAAATCGGCTGGATGCCACACAAAATACaattacagcaaaaacatttcgTCCACAGTGAGTGAATATTCAGAGAGAACGATCAGGCAACGTTTTGGAAAGGTCTGTTTCGAATATTCGAATTTCAGACAATGCTGACCGATCTGAATATTGGCTTGCTAGCTGGGtcgtagctttttttttttttttttccccatcaaaCAAAACTGATCTGTGACGGCTGATGACGCAATTCTCCGCCTCTGGTCTGCAGCTATTGTGATGTCATAGTTGAGATTCTTAGTGCATGGTTTTATTCACTTCAGATATTCCAGACATCACAGGAATGAGGATTTGTGCAGATTTCAAGTTTGACCCTTGAAGTTTTCAGGAAATACCAGCAAGACACCCAAGCTAACAgaataataatagttattattatattattctTGTTTATAAAGcgtttttaaaacaactggtGAGAGATTGCCAAAGTATTTTGAgaagcttctgtttttttcttccagcagtATGGGACAAGTATTTGGCATGAACAAGTACAAGAGGGTAAAGAAGACGAAGAAAGTGGACTTTATGGAGGAGTACATTAGGCAGCAGTTTCGCGGACATGACCCCCCTGAAAATAATTACGGGACATTAGTAGAACTTAACATGAGATCGATTCGACAGAAAGGTGAGGTTGATGATAAGATTTTAGGGAAAGAATCTCGGAGTTCCAGTGCGGTGTACTTTTTAAAGGACTTCCTTATAAAACATGACCTGGACTTTCATGTGGAGCCGATTGTAGGTCCGTGCACTGAAAGGGAGATTGAAAGGATAAAAGCTCGCAAAGTTAAACTGGACATGGGGGAACGAAGACAATCTATAACAATAGAAAAGCATGAACATAAAGCTTTGGAAAAACCACCGTCTGTTAAAAGTGACATTTGTACTCTCCAAAAGCTCCTGGTAGATGTGCAAGCATCACTTGATGCAGATGAGAAAGGCTGGGTGGACTTTGAACAGCAAATGTACAAGACAATGGAAGAAATGAACACGGAGCTAAAACAGAATTTTGATCAGTTGAAAACGATTAATCGGGCCTTTGAATCCTCAGACGACACTAAAAAAGATTCTGGCACGAAATCACCTCAGGAGATGAAACCAGAACTCCCTCCCCGAAAGCTCTCTGTGGGGAGGGTAAAAATGTACTGCTTGTCACCCACTTTATTGCAACTTACTCGAAGAATGGATGAAGTGGACTGGGTGCGAAAAGAGGCTGCCATTAGGTTTAGAAGGCGGAATGAGTTCATTGATACAACAGATGAATTCCTGGGgatagaagaaaaatgtttctattccAGAGAACATGAGGAACGTAAAGCTCTTCAAGAAAGGCTTGAGTTGGAAAGAGAGGCAGTAGAACGAGCAAAGATACAGAGATTAGCTCACAGACAGTCAACTCCGGACATTATGGTGCCAGAGGGGTTGAGGAAATCACAGTCTTTCGAGAACATTGCAGCAAAAGTTGGAGGGGGCCCGCCGAAAGTTGGCGAATGATTCGAAAAAAAGCCTTGACCACCAGAGACACATGCAAAGACAAAACTATCAGATAGGGAGCCTTAAAAGGGCTGCGGTGTTGGAGGAGCTTGGAGACCACAGGGTTGCAGGAGTGAAGGAGCCTGGGGGCCTGTGGACACCAAAGTGACTGAAGCCTGGGGGGGCTGTGGGCACCAAAGGGGCTTGGAGCCTTGGGGGCTGTAAGCTCTGAGGTGCTTGGAGCCTGGGGGGGCTGTGGGCACCGAGGGGCTTGGAGCCTTGGGGGCTGTAAGCTCTGAGGTGCTTGGAGCCTGGGGGGGCTGCGGGCACCAAAGTGCTCGGAGCCTGGGGGGCTTTGGTCACCAAGGTGCTCAGAGCTTGGGGGGCCGTGGCAACCAGAAGCTAGGAGCCTGTGGGACCTTTGAAACCAGAAGCTAGGAGCCAGCGGGGCCATGGCAAACAGAAGCTACTAGCCCGTGGGGCTGATTCAACTAGACACTAGGAGCCCGTGGGGCTGACTCAACTAGACACTAGGAGCCTGCGGGGCCGTGGCAACTGAGAGGCTAGTGGCCTGCTAGGCTGATTCAACCAGAAGCTAGGAGCCCGCGGGGCTATGGCAACCGGAAGCTAGGAGCCCGCGGGGCCGATTCAACCAGAATTCAACCAGAAGCTAGGAGCCCGCGGGGCCGATTCAACAGAAGTTAGGAGCCCGCGGGGCCGATTCAACCAGAAGCTAGGAGCCCGCGGGGCCAATTCAACAGAAGTTAGGAGCCCGTGGGGCCGTGGCAACCAGAAGCTAGGAGCCCGTGGGGCCGTGGCAACCAGAAGCTAGGAGCCCGCATGGCCATGGCAATCAGAAGCTAGGAGCCCGTGGGGCCATGGCAACCAAAAGCTAGGATCCCGCGGGGCCGTGGCAACCAGAAGCTAGGAGCCCGCGGGGCCATGGCAACCAGAAGCTAGGAGCCCCTGGGGCTGTGGCAACCAGAAGCTAGGAGCCCACGGGGCCGTGGCAACCAGAAGCTAGGAGCCCCTGGGGCTGTGGCAACCAGAAGCTAGGAGCCCACGGGGCCGTGGCAACCAGAAGCTAGGAGCCCGCGGGGCCGTGGCAACCAGAAGCTAGGAGCCCCTGGGGCCGTGGCAACCAGAAGCTAGGAGCCCGCGGGGCCGTGGCAACCAGAAGCTAGGAGCCCCTGGGGCCATGGCAACCAGAAGCTAGGAGCCCGCGAGGCNNNNNNNNNNNNNNNNNNNNNNNNNNNNNNNNNNNNNNNNNNNNNNNNNNNNNNNNNNNNNNNNNNNNNNNNNNNNNNNNNNNNNNNNNNNNNNNNNNNNNNNNNNNNNNNNNNNNNNNNNNNNNNNTGGGGCCGTGGCAACCAGAAGCTAGGAGCCCCTGGGGCCGTGGCAACCAGAAGCTAGGAGCCCCTGGGGCCGTGGCAACCAGAAGCTAGGAGCACCTGGGGCCGTGGCAACCAGAAGCTACAAGCCCACGTGGCTGTGATGACTGAGGAGCATAGAGCCCGCTGATTTCTAAGCTTGAATATTGATTCAGGCCTGATAGCTAGTTTCTAGTTGtaataaaagaattaaaagaaaaatccaatgCTCTTCTTCTGTGTGACCCAAAGTGGTACCTcttataaaactgtaaaaaaaagtcgtaaatttaattttctgtttacttttactgcattaaatgttttcaacagcTTCAGACCTATCCACAGCTTtagagtgtttttctttcatgacTGTCTTTCATTCCTTTTGGTAATaaaatcaatgtgttttttgctacttttgtcattttgattcagTTATGTTTTGCTTGATACTTtcaactgtgttttatttcacacaagaattatttcatgtgtgaaatattttcatttttcacttttttaagcgtttttaaaacaatttgtagaacatttGTGACAATTTGTAGAACAAAATATCAACAACAATAATGGACAAGTAATGGACAATGTCAACATccattatgtgtgtgtgggtgtgtgtgtgggcatggTGGGTGGTGCGAAAGAGGTTTTGTATGTCattcaacacattttctcttttggttttctcatccaggacgtcagacacacacacacacacacacacacacacacacacacacacacacacacacacacacacacacacacacacacacaattgtgagataaaaaataaagatcataTTTATATGCAAGAGTTCTTGctgtgtaaaatattattattcagGGGTGACACTTAGGACTCAGTGTGTTTggttcacaaaaaatgttttcctgacagtCACAGTTggtaagaaacaaagattcccattaaattccataggaaatgaatgcggGTCATTTTGGACCCACTCACGGAAGAATGGGGTAGTGATATAAAACAtgctatttcttaaaatgtataaaaggtaaattaaaaatttgaattgcATGATATCAATAACATGTTTCTTGAGAAGTACCTGGAATAGTaagtgatgaaaacttttcattacaaagataTTGCAAAATGATGACCTCACCGGGTCCAAAAGGACCCACTTACGCATCAGAGGGTTAAAAGCAAGAAGAAAGTGTGTCATGCTCATCATTTTATGGTGAATTATTGTTATGATCAGCAGTCAAAAGGTTaacttttcacataaaaacactaGCATTGCTCTTAGCCAATGAGCTGCTGCCAAATGACGCAGGGACCCGCCCACCACATCCCTCTCAGAGCgctgacctgagtgaagttgcccccccacccccaccttcttcaaatcaggcaaaattggtgtcaaacgtttgtgctacgtttgtgctggtttgtgcagcaaaaattttcgtttgtgctgctgtcattttaaagatataaagaaatgtttctagaggtcatccaaggtcaaccagccccccaccttcttcaaatcagacaaaattggtgtcaaacgttgtgctacgtttgtgcagcaaaaattttcatttgtgctgctatcattttaaagatataaagaaatgtttctagaggtcatccaaggtcaaccagccccccaccttctccaaaatcagacaaaatgggtgtcaatcaactcggctacgtttgtgctggtttgtgcagcaaagtTTTTTGTGTGGGCTGCTTTGGTTTTGAAGATATTAAAACAAaggtttctagaggtcatcagaggtcaaacccccacacacacatacaccttcttcaaatcaggcAAAATGGGTGTAAATCAACCTGACTATTTTTGTTCTGGACTGCTGGCTTtgaagataaacatttaaatttaaactcttTGATGTCAAGCAACATGGAGCtggttttactttgaaaatattacagaaaCCTTAAATCAGAGAAGCTTCACTTATTTCATTATAACCAACTCCTGATCACAAttgtttggaaataatttttatttatcttgatTATCTGGCTTTACAATTCATAGCACAGAATATTCAACAACCTTCtacaataaaagattaatttgctTAAAGAACACCACATTCAACCTTTATGTTTCATGTCACCAGGCGCTGAAAGTTGCCCTTCTGGTACAATAAATGGTATTTTTGGTGTTATCCATGTTGAAATACCTTTATCAACTAACATTAACACCCTCCCATGTTAGTATTATGTTCAGAGCAACATATggctaatttatttaatatgaaagATTACTAAACATAAACTTGAGttgaacaatttttaaaataaactatgcATTCAATTGGAGAAAAACGTTAACATGCTGGTGACAAAAAGAGGAAAGCTCACCATTACTCTTTTATATAGAGCACAGCGGAGGGCATATGCTGGCTGCAGGTCAATGCAAGAGGATGCATGATGTTGCAAGTGGCTGCAGGATGATGCAAGAGGCGGCAGGATGATGCAAGAGGCTGCAGGATGATGCAAGAGGCTGCAGGATGATGCAAGAGGCTGCAGGTCAATGCAAGCGGATGCAAGATGATGCAAGAGGCGGCAGGATGATGCAAGAGGCTGCAGGATGATGCAAGAGGCTGCAGGATGATGCAAGAGGCTGCAAGAGGCTGCAGGTATCTGCAAGTGGCTGCAGGATGATGGAAGCCTTTTGCAGCCTCTTCCATCATCCTGCAGCCTCTTGCAGCAACCTGCAGCCTCTTGCAGCAACCTGCAGCCACTTGCAGCAACCTGCATCCACTTGCAGCAACCTGCATCCACTTGCAGCAACCTGCATCCACTTGCAGCTTATTGCATCATCCTGCAGCCTCTTGCATCATCTTGCAGCCTCTTGCATCCTCTTGCATTGACCTGCAGCCACTTGCATCGACCTGCATCCTCTTGCATCATCCTGCAGCCACTTGCATCATCCTGCAGCCTCTTGCATCATCCTGCCGCCTCTTGCATCATCCTGCAGCCACTTGCAACATCCTGCAGCCACTTGCATCATCCTGCAGCCTCTTGCATCATCCTGCAGCCACTTGCATCATCCTGCAGCCTCTTGCATCATCCTGCATCCTCCTGCATCATCCTGCCGCCTCTTGCATCATCCTGCAGCCACTTGCAACATCCTGCAGCCACTTGCATCATCCTGCAGCCTCTTGCATCATCCTGCCGCCTCTTGCATCATCCTGCAGCCACTTGCACCATCCTGCAGCCACTTGCATCATCCTGCAGCCTCTTGCATCATCCTGCCGCCTCTTGCATCATCCTGCAGCCACTTGCAACATCTTGCAGCCACTTGCATCATCCTGCAGCCTCTTGCATCATCCTGCAGCCACTTGCATCATCCTGCAGCCTCTTGCATCATCTTGCATCCGCTTGCATTGMCCTGCAGCCTCTTGCATCATCCTGCAGCCTTTTGCAGCCACCTGCAGCCACTAGCAGCCTCTTGCATCATCCCGCAGCCTCTTGCAGCCACTTGCAGTAATCTGCAGCCTCATGCATCATCCTGCAGCCTCTTGCATCATCCTGCAGCCATTTGCAGCAACCTGCAGCCTCTTGCATCATCCTGCAGCCTCTTGCAGCATCTTGCATTGACCTGCAGCCGCTTGCAGCAACCTGCAGCCTCTTGCATCATTCTGCAGCCGCCTCTTGCAGNNNNNNNNNNNNNNNNNNNNNNNNNNNNNNNNNNNNNNNNNNNNNNNNNNNNNNNNNNNNNNNNNNNNNNNNNNNNNNNNNNNNNNNNNNNNNNNNNNNNNNNNNNNNNCCGGCtttttttgcttcctgctccggaaaaaagcggttgatcatcaattgacatttcaccatttttaaagcaggTGAACCACGAGTAAACTTGAGCTTGACACATAGCGTCATCCTTACAAGcggtcttcaacatttgaatggtttccgatgcttttttcccgagcaggaagcaaagctttCAGCCGCGCTGCTCATAGAgcttctccatgaagaaaaacgatggcaggacaaaacagctcttacaagaaaattcactgcggGCAGacgaaaccttccacatcaacgccgcttggcactctgattgagaaggcgtggttgaacaaataacagaatcgtgtactacgaaaactgcgcgtgcagcagcgtcattctggaaacttttgggtaccccctcGTACAGTTACATATATAATTTCTAgtcaaatattttgaacattaaagaataataatttttttttttttttagaagattaGAAATATCCTCCAACAATGACTATCTGGAGCTATGGTATTACTGAGGAGCTCACATTCACTGTTTTAAAGCAATCCTAAGAAATTGGTTCCATTGGACCTCGCATGCTTGTCCTGACTTTACTCAAGGTTTTTTAGATTCCTTCCTCCTCCCATGATGTTGcagtgctttctgggtaaatataaacAAGATGGGTCAAGGCTCCCACATACTTGGACGTACTGTTCGAACTCTTTGAGTGCGACTTTGAAACGATTGTTTGAAGAActgtttatttcaaagaaagattCAGACTTTCTGAGCTGGTCACGTCACAGATAACTCTacaaaggtttgtttttctatattACAATGACTTTTTACTCATAATTTTACGTCTTTCTTCCGGCAATATTTTATAGTTGTTCAGCCAACTACTCTATTAATATGACTTtgttctcataatattatgactttattcttttatttttaaaaaaaatcttaatctgGCCATGTCATACTTGCTTTACTGACCTCGacctctgtttttcctctcactGTCAAACTTCTTTAAACTGGAAttaaaaaagcatgaaaaaaataactaacaaGGTGGATTtaataagcaaacaaaaaatgcatcaaaatattgctgaaatgtaattttcctgTAGAcattatgaaatgtaaaatgattttCCTGTTAATCTTTGTCAAGTCAAATTTTAAGTGACATTTTAAGATAAATTCTAGGAAttttgccaaaataaaattaaaagtcaaaGGATTTACAGAGTACATGCCTTCGAACACCAAAACTTTAAAGTATAGAAATTATAATTTGGCTTCGTCTTCccagtttttaccaaatcaaCTCCTTTGTCTACCCGTCTGTCGGACACCAGTCCCTTCCATTAAGCCACTAAATTAAGCTCTGTTGCTGGAGAAGCTGACGGTTCCTCCAGAGCTGCTGGATCCGGGTCTGCTTAAGTGGCAGAGCAGAACTCCAGTCAGCATCAACATCAGACCAGCTATGAAGCCGATATAGATGCTCGCGCCCAGCGTCactgtttttggtgcatttctaaaaatatgtgTCACCCAGCTGACCTGGATGATCACCAGCAGGCCGGCCAGCAGCAGGCCCACTCCAGCAGCCAGGATAATTTTGGGTTTGGTGTCTTGGTTCTGAACACGTGGGGTGAAGTCAGAACCAAAGatcaggaggaggaggctgagACCACAGAGGAGGCAGCTGGTGATGGTGAAATTCCTGAAGGCatgaatttcagaaaataaccaGGAGTCAGACGTTCTGCACTCCTGCGGTCCAGTTTCCAGCTTCACACACTTCTTCCACAGACCTGTATGAACTTCCTATCCACCCAAAGACATAGAAACAGATATTTACCTTCACTTTATTAAACATGCTGTATGACATTAAATCTCatagaaaaatctaattaatttatttttactgaatatcagaattgtgtttatttttttagaatatttttaaacttccaTCCAAGCCAGAAgtttatataaattaatatcACTGAGTATTTAAACAGTTTAGAAAAGAAGAGATGATGTCAGGAATCTGTAAGTTTCTGATGAGGCGTAAAACTGCAAAGTCAATATTATGTTTCAGTtctacagcatttttataacgaCTTTTATAAATACATTCTGCTTATATTATACAATAACACATAAAATAatagttgattaaaaaaaagcataaaagctAACTAATCATGACTATCATGCTAATGTCAACCATAAATGCCTTTTGATTATATTGTTACCGTATAATCATCACGTCTCACAAGCCACTCAGGCAGGGAGCAGCAGATGATGACCCCAATCAGCCCGACGGTGCTGAGAGCCACACATATCATCTTAACTGTTTTTGGTGCCattctgtaaaaaagaaaaattaaaaaactggattaaatttttttctgataaatattCTTGGGTTTTCCTCTTTGGTAATAATCATCCAACCATTGGCATCCTCTATGCAGGATTGGGCCTCTGGCAGCGATGTGCACAGACAGACACTAGAGGGCGCCAGAGCACCTGCGCACTGAAAACCACAACATGTTCAACTTCAGCAGccgacataaaaaaacaacaacaaacccaGAATCTGCAAGTCCAAACTTCATAGATGTAAATTCAGTGGTGGATTCAGTCACTTCCAAACTTCCTACTGTGTTATTGGGCAGAACACATCCACAACATGTAATTTAGTTTAGATCTCTGGATCTCCCATGGTGCAAGTTAGAGGCACATACCCTTTCAACAGTTTGTAGTGGGAGATGTTTCTGAGCTGATCCTCTTCAAAACTCATATATCTGTAAAGGTTTACAATGAAATTCTGTCTTTTGACTCCTCACACATTACCAAAGTTAAGGCAACTTGGGAACTTGAACTGGGTCTAAATTTTGGAGAGGACTGGTGGAATAATGGTCTTAGAGCAT
It encodes the following:
- the LOC103468961 gene encoding claudin-4-like produces the protein MADESWRRMAPKTVKMICVALSTVGLIGVIICCSLPEWLVRRDDYTEVHTGLWKKCVKLETGPQECRTSDSWLFSEIHAFRNFTITSCLLCGLSLLLLIFGSDFTPRVQNQDTKPKIILAAGVGLLLAGLLVIIQVSWVTHIFRNAPKTVTLGASIYIGFIAGLMLMLTGVLLCHLSRPGSSSSGGTVSFSSNRA
- the LOC103468960 gene encoding uncharacterized protein LOC103468960, with product MGQVFGMNKYKRVKKTKKVDFMEEYIRQQFRGHDPPENNYGTLVELNMRSIRQKGEVDDKILGKESRSSSAVYFLKDFLIKHDLDFHVEPIVGPCTEREIERIKARKVKLDMGERRQSITIEKHEHKALEKPPSVKSDICTLQKLLVDVQASLDADEKGWVDFEQQMYKTMEEMNTELKQNFDQLKTINRAFESSDDTKKDSGTKSPQEMKPELPPRKLSVGRVKMYCLSPTLLQLTRRMDEVDWVRKEAAIRFRRRNEFIDTTDEFLGIEEKCFYSREHEERKALQERLELEREAVERAKIQRLAHRQSTPDIMVPEGLRKSQSFENIAAKVGGGPPKVGE